The Lycium ferocissimum isolate CSIRO_LF1 chromosome 1, AGI_CSIRO_Lferr_CH_V1, whole genome shotgun sequence genome includes a region encoding these proteins:
- the LOC132030104 gene encoding very-long-chain aldehyde decarbonylase GL1-6-like has protein sequence MQITLKFFNTSIFIFPISLIVIFMSFQYQTTTTFIMTFVLTIVAIQRHIQSPGKPRQRYQQFPQVSKVNLGNCKERIGGKQRIEDLKNWLPRKVMSAWRIAGILHALEGWQDHECGNMLFDIYKVWKASVFSHNHPY, from the exons ATGCAAATCACCTTGAAATTTTTCAACACTTCCATCTTCATCTTCCCCATCAGCTTGATTGTTATTTTTATGTCTTTTCAATATCAGACGACAACTACCTTCATCATGACCTTTGTGCTTACAATAGTTGCAATACAAAGGCATATACAATCTCCTGGAAAACCTCGACAACGTTACCAAcagtttcctcaagtatcaaaAGTGAACTTGGGAAATTGCAAGGAGAGAATTGGAGGAAAACAAAGGATCGAAGATCTCAAG AATTGGCTGCCAAGAAAAGTGATGAGCGCATGGCGAATAGCTGGAATTTTGCATGCATTGGAAGGTTGGCAAGATCATGAGTGTGGGAACATGTTGTTTGACATTTACAAGGTCTGGAAAGCTAGTGTTTTCTCCCATAACCATCCTTACTGA
- the LOC132065309 gene encoding probable WRKY transcription factor 50: MDNFPYSNPNPNDADIYSSNFIDTPENFELSDYLFPEDGSGDDFLSQNEFVQSVSSSGSYSNNLTPTTHNMQKCTKGVIKKYNKVDAKSRVVFRFKSEKEVLDDGFKWRKYGKKMVKNRPNPRVVAVGPP; this comes from the exons ATggacaattttccatactcaaACCCTAACCCTAATGATGCAGATATTTATAGCTCCAATTTTATCGATACACCGGAAAATTTCGAGCTCTCGGATTATCTCTTTCCTGAAGATGGATCCGGTGATGATTTTTTGTCACAAAATGAATTTGTTCAAAGTGTTTCCAGCAGTGGATCATATTCCAATAATCTCACTCCAACGACTCATAACATGCAA AAATGTACAAAAGGTGTAATAAAGAAGTACAACAAGGTGGATGCAAAGTCTAGGGTTGTATTTAGATTTAAATCAGAGAAGGAGGTGTTGGATGATGGATTTAAATGGAGGAAATATGGCAAGAAGATGGTCAAGAATCGTCCAAATCCAAG AGTTGTCGCAGTTGGACCACCTTAA